One genomic window of Methanosalsum zhilinae DSM 4017 includes the following:
- a CDS encoding YhbY family RNA-binding protein, which translates to MENKKLYELKSRASQLKPVINIGKSGINEAVIEELKNYIKRNRLVKVKVLKTAVGDENIDDIASRLAAETKSELVEIRGRSVTLYR; encoded by the coding sequence ATGGAAAATAAAAAGCTATATGAACTCAAATCGAGAGCAAGCCAGCTAAAACCTGTAATCAATATTGGTAAAAGCGGAATAAATGAGGCTGTGATTGAGGAATTAAAGAATTACATTAAAAGAAACCGGCTTGTTAAAGTGAAGGTACTTAAGACTGCTGTAGGTGATGAAAATATTGATGATATTGCCAGCCGGCTTGCAGCAGAAACAAAAAGTGAACTTGTTGAGATCAGGGGAAGATCGGTAACCCTCTACAGATAA
- a CDS encoding RAD55 family ATPase, protein MTRVPTGIPGLDEMIEGGFIEDDVILVTGCPGAGKSTFGIQYLYKGAVDYNDPGLYVTLEESPARIMRNMWRHGWDLERLTKEDKIRIIRANPIVYSRYIKESQDNIGTASAEIATIEHLLKEIYRNVKETGAKRLFIDSITSLKISSDPVNVRHVILEFIKNIENMDCTTLITSEISDNCGEFNVEEYLCEGVIRLHMFRVGGNRVRALEILKMRGVKHKESIHPYTITDGGIVVYPSESVIGHENDAMDFTTL, encoded by the coding sequence ATGACTCGTGTACCAACTGGAATTCCCGGCCTCGATGAAATGATCGAAGGTGGATTCATAGAAGATGACGTGATCCTTGTAACAGGATGTCCAGGTGCAGGTAAATCAACCTTTGGAATCCAGTATCTATACAAGGGCGCTGTGGATTACAATGATCCGGGACTATATGTAACACTTGAAGAGTCTCCTGCACGTATTATGAGAAATATGTGGAGACATGGTTGGGACCTGGAAAGGCTGACCAAGGAAGACAAGATCCGGATTATAAGAGCAAATCCCATAGTCTATAGTAGATACATCAAGGAATCTCAGGATAATATCGGTACAGCCAGCGCAGAGATAGCAACCATTGAGCATCTTCTTAAAGAAATATATAGGAATGTAAAGGAAACCGGTGCAAAAAGACTTTTTATTGATTCAATAACATCACTAAAGATCTCTTCCGATCCGGTCAATGTAAGGCACGTGATACTGGAATTTATAAAAAATATTGAAAATATGGACTGCACCACCCTAATAACAAGTGAAATAAGCGACAATTGCGGAGAATTCAATGTAGAGGAGTATCTCTGCGAGGGTGTTATCAGACTGCATATGTTCAGGGTTGGAGGAAATCGTGTTCGTGCTCTCGAAATCCTTAAAATGAGGGGAGTAAAACACAAGGAATCAATACATCCCTATACAATAACCGATGGAGGAATCGTTGTCTACCCCTCAGAATCGGTTATCGGACATGAAAATGATGCCATGGATTTTACAACATTATAA
- a CDS encoding radical SAM protein, protein MMDKNSSSHNSIENEIEVLSVPGVTIKLVNARNRIFLNAEGYLKHLCTPFIEKINSRLENERPAKATDDEIIASAWLPPIPGKVFKRLLLAEFQIALGKYVPETVSFEITRECRCNCEHCVVSGGEGELDIDTIKNAIDQALDMGAFIITFTEGDPLLREEIFELIEYVDKDRAIVNIFTPGTEITPESARRLKEAGLHNLLISIYSTNPEKHDSVRKLEGAFDKAVSAIKHGLDADLLVTMTTHVSPTRISELPEMYEFASELGVHEFSLWESVPKKKGDPILSDIHRATILDMYKQINSAEDGPRIFSSTYFEGEMLGCLAGQRWLHVCVDGSVKPCPYIPFEFGNISENSLKEIWSRIRTYNEFRGHRSSCLMHTPEFLELVNSIPDNSSIPFSFDEIKRD, encoded by the coding sequence ATGATGGACAAAAACAGTTCCAGCCATAATTCCATCGAAAATGAGATAGAAGTACTATCAGTGCCCGGAGTCACAATAAAATTGGTAAATGCCCGAAACCGGATTTTTCTCAATGCTGAAGGCTATCTAAAACATCTCTGTACTCCTTTTATTGAAAAAATCAATTCAAGACTTGAAAACGAAAGACCTGCAAAGGCCACAGATGATGAAATCATTGCATCTGCATGGTTACCGCCAATACCTGGCAAGGTATTTAAAAGGCTCCTTCTTGCCGAGTTTCAGATAGCACTTGGAAAATACGTGCCTGAAACCGTTTCATTTGAGATCACAAGGGAGTGTCGCTGCAATTGCGAGCACTGTGTTGTAAGTGGTGGAGAAGGAGAACTTGACATTGACACGATCAAAAATGCTATTGACCAGGCCCTTGATATGGGAGCATTCATTATCACCTTCACTGAAGGAGATCCCCTTTTAAGGGAAGAGATATTCGAACTTATAGAATATGTGGATAAAGATCGAGCTATAGTGAATATCTTCACCCCGGGCACGGAAATAACACCTGAGTCTGCAAGACGTCTCAAAGAAGCAGGACTTCACAATCTCCTGATAAGTATTTATTCCACAAATCCTGAAAAACATGATTCTGTCAGAAAGCTTGAAGGTGCTTTCGATAAAGCGGTATCTGCCATAAAACACGGTCTTGATGCTGACCTACTGGTCACAATGACCACACATGTATCCCCCACCAGGATCAGTGAACTTCCTGAAATGTATGAATTTGCATCTGAGCTTGGAGTTCATGAGTTTTCCCTCTGGGAATCAGTTCCTAAAAAGAAAGGGGATCCAATCCTTTCAGACATTCACAGAGCCACAATACTTGATATGTATAAGCAGATCAATTCTGCCGAAGACGGACCCAGGATATTTTCCAGTACTTATTTTGAAGGAGAGATGCTTGGATGCCTGGCAGGCCAGAGGTGGCTGCATGTATGTGTGGACGGATCAGTAAAACCCTGTCCCTACATACCTTTTGAATTCGGTAACATAAGTGAAAATTCCCTTAAAGAAATATGGAGCCGAATACGAACATATAATGAGTTCAGAGGTCACAGAAGCAGTTGCCTGATGCATACACCAGAATTTCTTGAGCTTGTAAACAGCATTCCTGATAACTCCTCCATACCATTCAGTTTTGATGAGATCAAAAGGGATTGA
- the pheS gene encoding phenylalanine--tRNA ligase subunit alpha encodes MNSQQTLTSHEKAVLLALKDSPKCTPEELSQTSKLKTETAMHAAFLLEDKGYVNVEDSVVKKYGLTSEGEEYAKNGLPERQIIDSISEPVPIEDLKQRFSPMMVGIATGWLLRKGWAVIDNGQMVPFSQPEPGIDEVLLGRLEGKTLSFEELENFEKVLKDLIKRKLVYEDEDKFRTIEITDEGLDIARSGLEIQEEITQLTSRLLKSGEWKNKTFRPYDISIPPKPVYGGKIHPYQRLLNQMRHIFLEMGFTEIKGDIVQSSFWNFDTLFQPQDHPAREMQDTFHLDSTAQLPEEYMSKVCAMHEYGGENESTGWGGKWCEEIAAKNVLRTHTTSVTIKYLADNPQPPVKAFCIDRAYRRETIDPTHTPEFEQLEGVVMDKDMSFANLLGCLTEFYHRMGFEDVRFRPGYFPYTEPSVEPEVYIEGMGWVELGGAGIFRKEVTEPLGIKEPVLAWGLGVSRVAMLKLGLKDLRELYRSDIDWLRQSEVFRL; translated from the coding sequence ATGAATTCCCAGCAGACACTTACATCTCATGAGAAGGCTGTGTTACTTGCCCTGAAAGATAGTCCAAAATGTACTCCAGAAGAACTTTCACAGACATCAAAACTTAAAACAGAAACTGCAATGCATGCAGCTTTTCTGCTTGAAGATAAGGGATATGTTAATGTAGAGGACAGTGTGGTCAAAAAATACGGTCTTACATCAGAAGGAGAGGAATACGCCAAAAATGGATTGCCTGAGAGGCAAATTATTGATTCTATTTCAGAGCCGGTACCTATTGAAGATCTAAAACAGAGATTCTCACCTATGATGGTGGGAATAGCAACCGGCTGGCTTCTCAGAAAGGGATGGGCAGTTATTGATAACGGGCAGATGGTTCCCTTCTCCCAGCCTGAACCTGGAATTGATGAAGTACTGCTTGGAAGGCTTGAAGGTAAAACTCTGAGTTTTGAAGAATTAGAGAACTTTGAGAAAGTCTTAAAGGATCTTATCAAAAGAAAGCTTGTATATGAAGATGAAGATAAATTCAGGACCATTGAGATCACAGATGAAGGACTGGATATTGCCAGAAGCGGGCTTGAGATCCAGGAAGAAATAACTCAACTGACATCCAGGTTACTAAAAAGCGGGGAATGGAAGAATAAGACTTTCAGGCCATATGACATATCGATTCCTCCAAAACCTGTTTACGGGGGTAAAATACATCCCTATCAGCGTCTGCTGAACCAGATGAGACATATTTTTCTGGAAATGGGCTTTACTGAGATAAAAGGCGACATAGTACAGAGTTCATTCTGGAATTTTGATACACTCTTTCAGCCACAGGATCACCCTGCACGTGAAATGCAGGATACTTTCCATCTGGATTCTACAGCACAGCTGCCTGAAGAATACATGAGCAAAGTATGTGCCATGCATGAATATGGGGGAGAGAATGAATCTACAGGATGGGGTGGAAAATGGTGTGAGGAAATAGCCGCAAAAAATGTACTGAGAACACATACCACGTCTGTTACGATCAAATATCTTGCAGATAATCCACAACCTCCTGTAAAGGCTTTCTGTATTGACCGGGCATACAGGCGCGAAACAATTGATCCAACACATACACCTGAATTTGAACAGCTTGAAGGAGTAGTGATGGATAAAGACATGTCCTTTGCAAATCTCCTGGGATGCCTTACTGAGTTCTATCACAGAATGGGGTTTGAGGATGTGCGTTTTAGACCTGGTTATTTCCCATACACTGAACCCAGCGTAGAACCAGAAGTATACATTGAGGGCATGGGCTGGGTGGAACTTGGAGGAGCCGGAATTTTTAGAAAAGAAGTAACTGAGCCACTTGGTATAAAAGAGCCTGTACTTGCCTGGGGACTTGGAGTAAGTCGTGTTGCAATGTTAAAACTTGGACTTAAGGATCTCAGAGAACTGTATCGATCAGATATTGACTGGCTTAGACAATCTGAAGTATTCAGGCTGTAA
- a CDS encoding 50S ribosomal protein L16, which yields MVRKPASMYRNVKQRSFTRREYMGGVPGSQIIHYDMGNKSAEFPIKLSLLAEEKCQIRHTALEAARITANRLLMKSGRASYHLKLRVYPHEVLRENKQATGAGADRVSSGMREAYGKNVGTAARLSAGQKIFTVGVNKENFESAKKALKRAGYKLPTPVRIVVDKGQELVQ from the coding sequence ATGGTACGAAAACCAGCAAGCATGTACAGAAACGTAAAGCAGCGTTCATTTACTCGCCGGGAGTATATGGGCGGTGTTCCGGGAAGTCAGATCATTCACTATGACATGGGCAATAAGTCTGCAGAATTTCCAATTAAGCTATCATTGTTAGCTGAGGAAAAATGTCAGATACGTCATACTGCACTGGAAGCAGCACGTATTACTGCAAACAGACTACTCATGAAATCAGGCCGTGCATCCTATCATCTGAAACTGCGTGTATATCCCCATGAGGTATTGAGGGAAAACAAGCAGGCAACAGGTGCCGGTGCTGACCGTGTATCCAGTGGTATGAGAGAAGCATATGGTAAGAACGTAGGAACTGCCGCCAGACTTTCAGCAGGTCAAAAGATATTTACCGTAGGAGTCAACAAAGAAAACTTTGAATCCGCAAAAAAGGCTCTCAAAAGAGCAGGATATAAACTGCCAACACCTGTGCGCATAGTGGTAGATAAAGGACAGGAACTGGTACAGTAA
- a CDS encoding RAD55 family ATPase — translation MAGYSLGITELDEVIGEIRGGTNLMLIGPPMSGKDEIINSILYKGLLENNSGIIVSTVDPGERIVQWFQEHGIDPSDSPVGIVDCVTRTLGLGSADTSSIRRVASPVDLTGIGVKISQFFEEFMVKRKLEQTRLCINSLSTILMYSNLQTVFRFLHVFTGRVKAANAFGLYVVEDEMHDSRTIATLKQLFDGVIEIRSSEDGQHSLRIVGITSKPTPWYEYDIDGADILIRKIE, via the coding sequence ATGGCAGGATATTCGCTGGGCATAACTGAACTGGATGAAGTAATCGGGGAGATCAGAGGTGGTACAAATCTCATGTTGATTGGCCCGCCAATGAGTGGAAAAGATGAAATAATCAACTCGATTCTTTATAAAGGTCTTCTGGAGAATAACTCTGGTATTATTGTAAGTACTGTGGATCCTGGAGAGAGAATAGTCCAGTGGTTTCAGGAGCATGGAATCGATCCCTCAGATTCTCCTGTTGGAATAGTTGATTGTGTAACCCGAACACTTGGACTGGGATCTGCTGATACTTCCAGCATTAGACGTGTTGCAAGTCCCGTTGACCTGACGGGTATTGGTGTAAAGATCAGCCAGTTTTTTGAGGAATTTATGGTGAAAAGAAAGCTGGAACAGACCAGATTGTGCATAAATTCACTTTCAACAATATTGATGTATTCCAATCTCCAGACCGTTTTCAGGTTCCTTCATGTTTTCACGGGTCGTGTAAAGGCGGCAAATGCCTTCGGGCTTTATGTTGTGGAGGATGAGATGCATGATTCCAGGACAATTGCCACCCTCAAGCAGCTATTTGATGGTGTGATAGAAATAAGGTCATCAGAGGACGGTCAGCATTCATTGAGAATTGTGGGAATAACCTCCAAGCCAACACCATGGTATGAATATGATATTGACGGGGCAGATATCCTGATCAGGAAAATTGAATGA
- a CDS encoding translation initiation factor IF-2 subunit beta — protein MDEYEKLLDRALENLPDVETTDARFIIPEPRIFIEGKTTVLDNFTNIINVLNRDPDHLMKYLTRELGTAGKVEGSRAIFQGKFPKELIKSNIESYVEEYVICSECGRPDTQLEKVERVMVLKCLACGAHRPVKKRKAMTEVARDAIEEGKQYEVKIEAVGSKGDGIAKVGKFTIFVPGASQGDVVNIRIKRISGTLAFAEKV, from the coding sequence ATGGATGAATATGAAAAGCTTCTGGATCGTGCACTGGAGAACCTGCCGGATGTAGAGACCACTGATGCCCGTTTTATAATACCGGAGCCCAGGATTTTTATTGAAGGAAAAACCACAGTACTTGACAATTTCACCAACATTATAAATGTTCTCAACCGTGATCCGGATCACCTCATGAAATACCTGACCAGGGAACTGGGAACAGCAGGTAAGGTTGAAGGAAGCAGAGCTATATTTCAGGGAAAATTCCCTAAAGAACTGATCAAATCAAATATTGAATCCTATGTGGAAGAATATGTGATATGTTCAGAGTGTGGAAGGCCTGATACTCAACTGGAGAAGGTCGAGAGGGTCATGGTGCTCAAATGTCTTGCATGCGGAGCTCACCGTCCTGTGAAAAAGCGCAAAGCTATGACGGAAGTGGCAAGGGATGCCATAGAGGAAGGAAAACAGTATGAAGTAAAGATCGAAGCTGTTGGCTCCAAAGGCGATGGTATAGCAAAAGTTGGTAAATTTACAATCTTTGTACCTGGCGCCAGTCAGGGGGATGTTGTAAACATCAGAATAAAACGCATCAGTGGTACGCTTGCCTTTGCTGAAAAAGTATAA
- a CDS encoding DUF1786 domain-containing protein, whose translation MQILAIDIGTGTQDILIYDTEKEPENNYHMVMPSPTSIIAGRIRKATYSGSNILLTGDIMGGGPCVRAIRDHIHSGFCVYAEEKAALTINDNIEKVKSLGIRIIRNVNEISKNDKPFERIKMGDIDPDIFKRSFSSFDLIVPDRICVALQDHGNSPHSSNRKARFRYLEDTINKGGTIDCFTYEYHDIPEDLTRMKAASKALSRFDTVFMDTGPAAIFGAMEDSRAVQPCIVVNVGNGHTLAAVVSDDRIVGLFEHHTSAIDWHNFQKYIIKLGDGSLTFEEIFNEGGHGCYTIENIGIESIRSVLVTGPNRNRVENIPLLSQGFRGEVIFAAPAGNMMLSGCYGLVAGHLQKKK comes from the coding sequence ATGCAGATACTAGCAATTGATATAGGAACAGGTACCCAGGATATCCTTATCTATGATACCGAAAAAGAGCCTGAGAACAACTATCACATGGTCATGCCCTCACCTACATCAATTATTGCCGGCAGAATCAGAAAAGCAACTTATTCAGGGAGCAATATTCTGCTAACCGGCGATATAATGGGAGGAGGACCGTGTGTGCGTGCTATCCGGGATCATATACATTCAGGCTTTTGTGTATATGCAGAGGAAAAGGCTGCACTTACCATAAACGACAACATTGAAAAGGTGAAGTCTCTTGGAATCAGAATCATCAGGAATGTCAATGAGATTTCCAAAAACGATAAGCCTTTTGAAAGAATTAAAATGGGCGATATTGATCCTGATATCTTTAAAAGATCATTTTCAAGTTTTGACCTCATAGTGCCTGATAGGATCTGCGTGGCTCTCCAGGACCACGGAAATTCCCCTCACAGCAGCAACAGAAAAGCAAGATTCAGATATCTGGAGGATACAATCAACAAAGGCGGTACAATAGACTGTTTCACCTACGAATACCATGACATTCCCGAAGATCTGACCCGTATGAAAGCTGCTTCAAAAGCCCTTTCCCGCTTTGATACCGTGTTCATGGATACCGGTCCTGCAGCTATTTTCGGAGCTATGGAAGATTCTCGTGCGGTTCAGCCCTGTATTGTTGTAAATGTGGGCAATGGCCATACACTGGCTGCAGTGGTAAGTGATGACAGGATAGTGGGACTTTTTGAGCACCATACATCTGCAATTGATTGGCATAATTTCCAGAAATATATTATAAAACTGGGTGATGGCTCACTCACATTTGAGGAAATATTTAATGAGGGTGGCCATGGATGTTATACTATAGAAAATATTGGTATCGAAAGTATCAGATCTGTTTTAGTCACAGGGCCAAACAGGAACAGGGTTGAGAATATCCCACTGTTATCGCAGGGCTTTAGGGGAGAAGTGATATTTGCAGCACCTGCAGGTAATATGATGCTTTCTGGATGCTATGGGCTTGTTGCAGGACACCTTCAAAAAAAGAAATAA
- a CDS encoding TrmB family transcriptional regulator has translation MVPISSRLIESMMNLGLTKKESEAYNALVSNGVMTAEDISRTIGVQYPIVYRTLQSLKEKGWIDSTADRPKKYRAKHPKTAANIAGKQIIESVNESIEIIDRLLTPHYNENQEILTQEIWILRGYERVIQKISDMGKKECQSVNAKITGPIDDDTFNEIFTCIRKGIPIKVKIMGPPIINVHPALESYISIERPLFEGKCRHSSFGPHEASEKEEFLENVHSSRFISIHLLFGKKEAIWINIPYKDNKVVKDKVWANWILDPEYISIIMEDI, from the coding sequence ATGGTACCAATATCCAGCAGGCTTATTGAGTCCATGATGAACCTTGGCTTGACAAAAAAAGAGTCTGAGGCATACAATGCACTTGTGAGCAATGGAGTGATGACTGCTGAGGATATCAGCAGGACTATCGGTGTTCAGTATCCTATTGTTTACAGGACCTTGCAGAGCCTGAAGGAAAAAGGATGGATAGATTCTACTGCAGACCGGCCCAAGAAATACAGGGCAAAACACCCAAAAACAGCTGCAAATATCGCAGGCAAGCAGATAATAGAATCAGTCAATGAATCTATTGAAATAATAGACCGGCTGCTCACTCCTCATTATAATGAAAATCAGGAAATACTTACCCAGGAGATATGGATATTAAGGGGATATGAGAGGGTTATCCAGAAAATATCCGATATGGGGAAAAAGGAGTGTCAGAGTGTGAATGCCAAGATAACAGGACCCATTGATGATGATACATTCAATGAAATTTTTACATGCATCCGGAAGGGTATCCCCATAAAAGTGAAAATAATGGGTCCTCCGATCATCAATGTTCATCCAGCTCTAGAATCATACATAAGTATTGAAAGGCCTTTATTTGAAGGTAAATGCCGTCATTCTTCATTCGGTCCCCATGAAGCTTCTGAGAAAGAAGAATTTCTGGAAAATGTTCATAGTTCCAGGTTTATATCGATCCATCTGCTCTTTGGAAAAAAAGAGGCTATATGGATCAATATTCCCTATAAGGATAATAAGGTAGTGAAAGACAAAGTGTGGGCAAACTGGATACTTGACCCTGAATATATTTCGATTATTATGGAAGATATCTAA
- a CDS encoding MogA/MoaB family molybdenum cofactor biosynthesis protein produces MNSPTSDQHRKKSRGKYKFSVITISSSRFQKYGSVSSPDEARDTSGGFLVDYLQEHGMSVIRYILTDDDRSDIIKAVELAMDSGADVIITTGGTGLSPRDLTIESLKPMFDKEMPGFGELFRLRSFDSVGTAVVLTRTTAGIIQGRAVFCLPGSTDACRLGIEIIVPEAGHIIKHSRTN; encoded by the coding sequence ATGAATTCACCCACCTCAGATCAACACAGAAAAAAATCCAGAGGTAAATACAAGTTTTCAGTGATTACAATATCCAGCTCAAGGTTTCAAAAATATGGCAGTGTATCCAGTCCAGATGAAGCCCGGGATACTTCAGGCGGTTTTCTGGTAGATTACTTACAGGAACACGGAATGAGTGTTATAAGATATATTCTGACAGATGATGATAGATCTGATATCATAAAAGCGGTCGAACTGGCTATGGATTCAGGAGCAGATGTGATTATTACTACCGGCGGGACAGGCCTATCTCCCAGGGACCTTACTATTGAGTCATTAAAGCCTATGTTTGATAAGGAGATGCCAGGTTTTGGAGAACTCTTTCGACTCCGCAGCTTTGACTCGGTTGGCACGGCAGTTGTGCTCACCCGAACGACTGCAGGGATTATTCAGGGCAGGGCAGTGTTCTGTCTTCCAGGGTCCACAGATGCATGCAGGCTGGGGATCGAAATAATCGTTCCTGAAGCGGGACACATAATTAAACATTCCAGAACAAATTAA
- a CDS encoding DUF166 domain-containing protein has translation MRICILYSGEFGRKVIGNLVNLSGFCVSCGDLCDQCRRCRPSAADQIVGIYEITQNLPEFIEEPEEYLPAMIPECDLLIAMDLHPDLLTGLPDIAEKAGISGVIVPVEQHRLGPPGIIEKVRKDLESKGIDCEFPRAFCSLEKCGKPVIDRFVEMGFGKPVLRVQLNERKDHIVAADVITDAPCGSTCFVARKLRGTAVKEYKETVSSAHHAYPCTAGMEIDPQIGDTILHRAGYIIRKSVEDALEDCKK, from the coding sequence ATGCGTATATGTATTCTTTATTCCGGAGAATTTGGCAGAAAAGTTATAGGTAATCTGGTAAATCTGAGTGGATTCTGTGTATCGTGTGGCGACCTCTGTGATCAGTGTCGCAGATGCAGGCCTTCTGCTGCAGATCAAATCGTAGGAATATATGAGATTACTCAGAACCTTCCAGAATTTATAGAAGAGCCTGAGGAATATCTGCCGGCAATGATTCCTGAATGTGATCTGTTAATTGCAATGGATCTTCATCCCGATCTGTTGACCGGACTGCCTGATATTGCAGAAAAGGCAGGCATATCTGGTGTTATTGTACCGGTTGAGCAGCACAGGCTTGGACCACCTGGAATTATTGAGAAGGTAAGAAAGGATCTTGAGTCAAAAGGCATTGACTGTGAATTTCCAAGAGCCTTTTGTTCACTAGAAAAATGTGGTAAACCCGTAATTGACAGATTTGTTGAAATGGGATTCGGTAAACCGGTTCTCAGGGTACAACTTAATGAGAGAAAGGATCATATTGTTGCAGCGGATGTAATAACAGATGCCCCCTGCGGATCCACATGTTTTGTTGCAAGAAAGCTCAGGGGTACAGCGGTAAAAGAGTATAAAGAGACTGTATCCAGTGCTCACCATGCATATCCCTGTACAGCAGGAATGGAAATTGATCCGCAGATAGGCGATACCATTCTACACAGAGCAGGATATATCATAAGAAAGAGCGTGGAAGATGCACTGGAGGATTGTAAAAAGTAA
- a CDS encoding tryptophan--tRNA ligase → MNVKINPWSSSSIQDYSRLFDDFGISPFNDLIPEIKSPNRYIRRNIIFGHRSYDLVIDAMNNQKPFSVMSGFMPSGKVHLGHKMVMDEIIWHQKMGGDAFVGIADREAYSVRGISWEMCRETGINEYILSLIALGFEPEGHIYFQSESQQIMDLAFELGVRANFSEMSAIYGFSGETNISHMISALCQSADILNPQLSDNGGPKPTVIPVGADQDPHIRLTRGLAHKMNMFRIEKREQNNGNFYFSVRSKSAPSEALKEIKELAPGDAKLFEGHVDVYNTDDFNDLLETVRQVELEFGGYSFVPPASTYHRFMSGLQGGKMSSSSPDSYIALTDDPESSVKKIKRSKTGGRITLQEQKELGGIPEECSVFEIMLFHLVEDDRELARIHQECSNGKLMCGKCKAYAAELMKEFLVEHQQMRENARERLHEYGIKE, encoded by the coding sequence ATGAATGTAAAAATAAACCCATGGAGTTCGTCCAGCATTCAGGATTATTCAAGGCTGTTTGATGATTTTGGAATATCTCCTTTCAACGATCTAATTCCAGAAATAAAGAGTCCTAACCGCTATATAAGACGAAATATAATTTTTGGACACAGAAGTTATGATCTGGTAATAGATGCAATGAACAACCAGAAGCCATTTTCAGTCATGAGTGGGTTCATGCCCAGCGGAAAGGTCCACCTGGGTCATAAAATGGTGATGGACGAGATCATATGGCACCAGAAGATGGGAGGGGATGCCTTTGTAGGTATTGCTGACAGGGAAGCTTATTCGGTCAGGGGTATTTCGTGGGAGATGTGCAGGGAAACAGGGATCAATGAATATATACTCAGTCTGATAGCACTTGGATTTGAACCCGAAGGACATATCTATTTCCAGTCAGAATCACAGCAAATTATGGACCTTGCATTTGAACTGGGAGTTCGGGCTAATTTTTCGGAAATGAGTGCAATCTATGGATTTAGTGGAGAAACGAATATATCCCATATGATAAGTGCCCTGTGCCAGAGCGCAGATATACTCAACCCGCAATTAAGTGACAACGGGGGACCAAAGCCCACAGTAATTCCCGTAGGTGCTGACCAAGATCCCCACATAAGACTTACAAGGGGCCTTGCACACAAGATGAATATGTTCAGAATAGAGAAGCGTGAGCAGAATAATGGTAATTTTTACTTCAGTGTCAGAAGTAAATCTGCACCATCAGAGGCACTAAAGGAAATTAAAGAGCTGGCCCCTGGTGATGCAAAACTGTTTGAGGGACATGTCGATGTATATAATACCGACGATTTTAACGACCTGCTTGAAACAGTACGTCAGGTGGAACTTGAATTTGGAGGATATTCTTTTGTACCACCTGCATCTACATATCACAGATTCATGTCCGGTCTTCAGGGTGGAAAAATGTCAAGCAGTTCACCTGATAGCTATATTGCCCTTACAGATGATCCTGAGAGTTCTGTCAAAAAGATAAAACGTTCAAAAACCGGTGGACGTATAACTCTCCAGGAACAGAAAGAACTTGGAGGGATACCTGAAGAATGTTCGGTCTTTGAAATCATGCTGTTTCATCTTGTGGAAGATGACAGGGAACTTGCCAGGATACATCAGGAATGCAGTAATGGAAAGCTAATGTGTGGTAAATGCAAAGCCTATGCTGCAGAGCTTATGAAGGAGTTTCTGGTGGAGCACCAGCAGATGCGTGAGAATGCAAGAGAGCGGTTACATGAATATGGAATAAAAGAATAA
- a CDS encoding DUF190 domain-containing protein, whose protein sequence is MTIRIYLSENDIYKGKSASSAILEYLKENNVSGATVIRGTAGYGVHTDLHTTRILRLSSDLPQIIEIIEDEEKIRPLIDCIRSMIPKELITMHRIEVLSGERI, encoded by the coding sequence GTGACAATTCGAATATATTTGAGTGAAAATGATATATATAAGGGTAAAAGTGCTTCCAGTGCAATATTGGAATATTTAAAAGAAAACAATGTTTCGGGCGCAACCGTTATCCGGGGTACTGCAGGATACGGAGTTCATACAGACCTGCATACCACCCGCATACTTCGCCTGAGTTCAGATCTACCTCAAATTATAGAAATCATAGAAGATGAGGAAAAGATCAGGCCGCTGATCGACTGCATTCGTTCAATGATACCTAAAGAACTGATTACAATGCACAGGATAGAAGTGCTATCAGGTGAAAGGATATAA